Genomic window (Roseivirga sp. 4D4):
GAATTATGGCTGCGGTAGTACCGTGCACCCCAGGGATTTGATCAATAACCCAAAAGTCCTTTACGTAGGAGTAGGGGGAGGAATGGAGCTGCTTCAATTCTCTTATTTCAGCCGTCAGAAAGGTGGAGTAATTGGTGTCGATGTGGTAGATGAGATGATAGAGGCATGTGAGAATAATATGTCAGAAGCAGTTGCTAAGAATGCTTGGTTCGATCCATCATTCATTGATGTAAGAAAAGGAGATGCCCTTAATTTGCCGATCGAAGACGAGAGTATTGATGTCGCTGCACAAAATTGTCTCTTTAATATCTTCCATGAAGACGATTTGAAGAAGGCCTTGGAAGAAATGTATCGCGTTTTGAAGCCAAGAGGAAGGCTTGTATTGTCAGACCCTATCGCTGAGCAAGCAATGCCAGATTCGCTTAAGTTTGATGAAAGACTGCGTGGATTGTGCCTTAGTGGTGCCTTGCCGTTGGAAGATTACATTAAAATGATCACTGATGTGGGTTTTGGAACAATTGAGATTCGTGCAAAACGGCCTTATAGAATACTCGATCCGGAGAACTACGATACACCCAATAGAATCTTTATAGAAAGTGTTGAGGTAGCTGCCATTAAAGACCCCATGCCTCAAGATGGTCCATGCGTTTTCACTGGTAGAACCGCAATTTATACGGGTGACCAAGAATATTTTGATGATCATAAGGGTCATGTATTGCTTCCTAATCAACCCTTAGCCGTTTGTGACAAGACAGCGGCTAATCTTGAAAATTTGGAGAATAAGAACATTTGGGTTTCAGGAAGCACCTACTTCTACGATGGTGGTGGATGTTGCTAGGAACTAATCTTAAGACTGTAAAAATGCCAGCATCAGCTGGCATTTTTAATTTAGGGCCTTTGTGCTAAATTCATGCTTCAACTTTAGACTATGGCGCAATTAAGAAGACCTGATGACAACGAAGAGGGCAAGTTAAGACGATGGGTTTCCAACCTGCAATTAGAAAGTTGGCAACTAGAATTGTTGATCACAGGGTTCTCAATTTTCCTGTTGGCCACTGGTGTAGACCAGTATGAGGAGTTTAGTGCTTCGATTAACTTTAACAAGCTTGTTCCAAGCTCTTCTTCTAACGTAGTCTTCGTCAGCGCTGGAAGCTTTATTGTGAATACAATTCCGATAGCACTGAAATTCTTCTTGATCAGTTTGTTGATCCATCTGTTGCTCAGGGGATTCTGGATCGGGATTGTAGGGCTGAGTTCAGTGTCTAACTCAATTGACTTGGATTCTCTAAAGTTAAAAGGACCTTTTCGCAAGAAGTTACCGGGAAAGGTGAGGAGTCTGGATGATTTGATCTTCTATCTGGATAAGGTGTCCAGTGTGATTTTTGCCTATACCTACTTACTGGCCTTCTCCATTATATCGGTAGTGCTGGTATCAGCATTTTTGTTTTCACTATTAGGGGTTGGTGCTTTTTTCCAAAATTACATTGGAAGTAGCCCTGCGGTTACCATGATGATATCGGTACTATTCCTGATTCTTTCGGTGATATTGACTATATGTGCAGTAATCTATTTCTTGGATACCATCTTTTTTAGCACCTTCAAAAAGTCGAAATGGTTTTCAGTGCTCTACTATCCGATATATAGACTGTTTAGTCTTATTTCTTTATCGTTTGTCTACAGGAGCATTTACTATCACCTGATCACCAATTACAGTAAGAAGCAAATCATAAGTGTTACCCTGATACTCGGTGGTACCTTGTTTCTTGCGCAGCGTATCAATACATGGGAGACTTATCCATTCTTTCCAGAAGTCAGAAGTGCCAATCAGTACACCATGAATAAGGTGCACTACGATGATGAGCGCAGTAAAGGACATATACGTACAGCGAGTATACCTTCAAAGTTTGTCAAGAATGACTATTTGGAACTTTTCATCAGGTATTCACCACGAAGTAATCAGGTTTTAGATTTTCTGTGTCCAGAATTTAGAGGTCTCGAAAGGACCAATTCTTTCACCGAAGCTATGAATGCAGGTATGCGATCAGCACAAGATAGTACTGTGACTATGGAAGATCTTCTTGGTACGGATGAGAAATACGAAGAATTGGTGAAGTCCTCGTCACAGTGTCTGGGTAGCCTGTATGAAGTCTATTTAGACGGTGAGAAAATCGAAAATCCTGATTTTTTCTTTACCAGGCATGAAAACAAAGGAGAAAGAGGGGTAGAGACGGTGATAGATATCACCAATCTTGATCGAGGTCGTCATTTAATTCAAGTAAATCGTTTTGAGTTTAAGGGAAACCCATTCTTTGCTGAAGAAGTGTCTGAAGATCGTTTAGAGAACGAGATTTTTGTGAAGATTTCATTCTGGAAGGAATAGATTGGTGTAGTTGTTAGACGATCTTATGGGTCAATCATTAACCAGTTTATAGGTTTACTTTGACCCATTGGGCCGTTCTGACATGATTGATGTTTGTTAACCTCTTATTCTCAGACCCGTCTACCCTAATTTTCCACACATTGTCGGAATTTGGTTGTTTGGTAGGGTCAGAACCCACATAAAGGACCCATTCTTCGTCCGGAGATAGACTTAAAGAACTCTTCTCCAAGGGTTCCATATCTGTTAGTTGCAGGTGCGTACCTAATTCTGTGTTAATTATGACTATTTCGTTTTTTGCTGAGTTTGGATCCTGCCTTACATTTGCTATCAGCCTTTTGTTGTCCTTAAACCAAGCATGGTTTTCAACAAACACAGATTCAAACTGAGGAGCTAGTAGTCGATCATCAGTGCCATCGCTGTTCATTATTCTACTGGTTCGAAAATCAACTCCGAAAAGAGATGTTCTATCTTGTTTAAAAACTTCATAGACTATTTGACTTCCATCTGGTGACCAGATGGGAGTAGTAATCGCTTCACTAAAGGACCCTATGAAGATCGGATTAGAACCATCTCTGTTAATCACACAAACCCTCCAAAGTGCTTCCGTTTTTTCATCATTGGTGAAGTGGCGTGTTGCAAACGCTACTTTAGTACCGTCTGGAGACCATCTCGGTTTATAATTGTCTTTTATCTCAAGGTTAATAATTGAGGCCAGATTTATTTCTTCTTGCCCGTCCATGTCCAGTATAACAGCATCGTTTCTGTTTCCACCCGACTTAACCACAGCAATGGCAGAACCATCTGGGGATAACCAAGGGTCAGAGTATGTTGTTAGGTTTTGACAGCCACGAGTTAGAGCCCTGGCGATAGAATTTGTTTTTCTCTCAAAAGAAAGTGTAATCGGATCCAAGGAAAATATGTCTCGGGTTAAACATGGGCTGTTGACAGATGCGTGAAAGGTCACTTTAGAATAGTCGTTGGAAGTAGAGATAAATCCTGTCGACATTGAAGTATTGTGGGTCACCTCAGTGAGACTGATCCCTTCAGGATCTATGCATTTTAGCTCTCCAGTAAATTTTGAAAAAGGAGCACCTTCTGAATTTTCTATAAACAAGATCCTCAGATCAGAGGGTTTGACATCGATTGGCTTTGCATCATCCGTTTGGCAGGAATGTAGAAATACCGTCAAGGCAGCTGTGAAGAGTAAGTATTTTCCTTTCATACCTACATAGTAGAATTCACATGTGAATTCGCTGCATATAAAATCAGTGGTAAAAGTATTGTGAGTCTAAGCTTTAGAGGGTGTAGAATAATACGACCAACAAAATAATCCGCAAGAATTAACTGGTAGACTATTGATATCTTAATTGTGAAAACCCGATAGCATGATTAAGAATTACATCAAAGTAGCACTCAGAAATGTAGCCAGACAGAAGTTTTTTGCGTTCATCAATATCACCGGCCTTGCTGTGGGCATCAGCTGTTGCTTGCTGATTCTAACCTTCGTAATGGAAGAGTTGAGTTATGATAACTTCCATCCTGAAGTAGAAAGCACTTACCGTGTGGCTCTGGATAGGAAGTTCCCGGACAACCAGTTTATCTATGCGAGAAGCCCAATGCCTATGGGTAGAACTTTGGCTAGGGATTTATCTGCCGTGAAATCTTCTACTAGGATATTCAATCAGTTTGGAACCCTTACTTTTCAGATAGACGATCGATTTTTTGACGAAAGAAGTGTCCTTGCCGTTGACTCTACCTTCTTTGACTTTTTTGCCGTTGACTTCATAGAAGGGGACAAGGAAACAGCTTTAGACCTTCCTAACTCCTTAATCATTACTGAGGCGATGGCTACCAAATATTTTGGCAATGAGGATCCTCTTGGCAAGCAACTGACCATCCAAAATGTAGGAGAGATGCTGGTGCGAGGAGTCGTGAAGCCTATGCCTTCCAACACCCACTTTCATTTTGATTTTCTCTTTTCTTTAAGCACCGTTCCAGGATTGTACCGAAATGAGTTTTGGGGATCTTACAATGCTCATAACTACATCAAACTTGAAAGAGGAACTGACCCTGC
Coding sequences:
- the arsM gene encoding arsenosugar biosynthesis arsenite methyltransferase ArsM codes for the protein METYLETTKDIYKAAAETPDVGLCCTTTPVWAFPELEIPQIMLDMNYGCGSTVHPRDLINNPKVLYVGVGGGMELLQFSYFSRQKGGVIGVDVVDEMIEACENNMSEAVAKNAWFDPSFIDVRKGDALNLPIEDESIDVAAQNCLFNIFHEDDLKKALEEMYRVLKPRGRLVLSDPIAEQAMPDSLKFDERLRGLCLSGALPLEDYIKMITDVGFGTIEIRAKRPYRILDPENYDTPNRIFIESVEVAAIKDPMPQDGPCVFTGRTAIYTGDQEYFDDHKGHVLLPNQPLAVCDKTAANLENLENKNIWVSGSTYFYDGGGCC
- a CDS encoding TolB family protein; this translates as MKGKYLLFTAALTVFLHSCQTDDAKPIDVKPSDLRILFIENSEGAPFSKFTGELKCIDPEGISLTEVTHNTSMSTGFISTSNDYSKVTFHASVNSPCLTRDIFSLDPITLSFERKTNSIARALTRGCQNLTTYSDPWLSPDGSAIAVVKSGGNRNDAVILDMDGQEEINLASIINLEIKDNYKPRWSPDGTKVAFATRHFTNDEKTEALWRVCVINRDGSNPIFIGSFSEAITTPIWSPDGSQIVYEVFKQDRTSLFGVDFRTSRIMNSDGTDDRLLAPQFESVFVENHAWFKDNKRLIANVRQDPNSAKNEIVIINTELGTHLQLTDMEPLEKSSLSLSPDEEWVLYVGSDPTKQPNSDNVWKIRVDGSENKRLTNINHVRTAQWVKVNL